In Equus caballus isolate H_3958 breed thoroughbred chromosome 25, TB-T2T, whole genome shotgun sequence, one DNA window encodes the following:
- the KIF12 gene encoding kinesin-like protein KIF12 isoform X8: MEVIVLTVRIKGEVLRGEGVPVPPSLAGIMQRTFAWLLDRVQHLGAPVTLQASYLEIYNEQVRDLLSLGAPRPLPVRWDKTRGFYVEQLQLVEFGSLGALMELLEMGLSRRRSSAHTLNQASSRSHALLTLYIGRQTQVPPVDPGEAPVGGKLCFVDLAGSEKVAATGSRGELMLEANSINRSLLALGHCISLLLDPQRKQSHIPFRDSKLTKLLADSLGGRGVTLMVACVSPSAQCLPETLSTLRYASRAQRVTTRPQAPKSPVAKQPQRLEMEILQLREENRRLRSQLGQRDPKTSGLSGSRVAWAQQNLYGMLQEFMLENERLRKEKSQLQSSWDLARDEQRVLAQQVHELERCLLSACSLYQPGPGTAPPCPCVMVPAPSCHPPLPPVQSTTGPVGQPTEGAPLVPGRRDQGGARGGWERWRPWCTGSALWGAPELRLPGWVMGESQRLDSDPGPGGLADGGGGGTLCTPPPHGAPKHVAGAERWGCSPKPGPETGGPQRPNRQLPATGPEPAARQ; the protein is encoded by the exons atggaggtgattGTACTGACGGTGAGAATTAAGGGAGAGGTTCTAAGG GGAGAGGGGGTGCCTGTCCCCCCCAGCCTGGCTGGCATCATGCAGAGGACCTTCGCCTGGCTGTTAGACCGCGTGCAACACCTGGGTGCCCCTGTCACCCTCCAGGCCTCCTACCTGGAGATCTACAATGAGCAG GTCCGAGACTTGCTGAGCCTGGGGGCTCCCCGGCCCCTCCCCGTTCGCTGGGACAAGACCCGGGGCTTCTATGTGGAGCAGCTGCAGCTGGTGGAGTTTGGGAGTCTGGGGGCCCTGATGGAGCTTCTGGAGATGG GTCTTAGCCGTCGGAGGAGCTCAGCTCACACCCTGAACCAGGCCTCCAGCCGAAGCCACGCACTACTCACACTCTACATCGGCCGCCAAACC CAGGTGCCTCCTGTGGACCCCGGGGAAGCCCCTGTTGGTGGGAAGCTGTGCTTCGTAGACCTGGCGGGCAGTGAGAAGGTGGCGGCCACAGGATCCCGCGGGGAGCTGATGCTTGAGGCCAACAGCATCAACCGCAGCCTGCTGGCCCTGG GTCACTGCATCTCCCTGCTGCTGGACCCACAGCGGAAGCAGAGCCACATCCCCTTCCGGGACAGCAAGCTCACCAAGCTGCTGGCGGACTCGCTGGGGGGGCGCGGGGTCACCCTCATG GTGGCCTGCGTGTCCCCCTCAGCCCAGTGCCTCCCCGAGACTCTCAGCACCCTGAGATACGCAAGCCGAGCCCAGCGGGTCACCACCCGACCACAGGCCCCCAAG TCGCCTGTGGCAAAGCAGCCCCAGCGTTTGGAGATGGAGATATTGCAGCTCCGGGAGGAGAACCGTCGCCTGCGGTCTCAACTGGGCCAAAGGGACCCCAAGA CCTCAGGGCTCAGTGGGAGCCGGGTGGCCTGGGCCCAGCAGAACCTCTACGGGATGCTCCAGGAGTTCATGCTGGAGAATGAGAGGCTCAG GAAAGAAAAGAGCCAGCTGCAGAGTAGCTGGGACCTGGCCCGGGATGAGCAGCGCGTCCTGGCCCAGCAGGTGCACGAGCTGGAGCG GTGCCTCCTGTCTGCCTGCTCCCTTTACCAGCCAGGCCCTGGCACAGCCCCACCGTGTCCCTGTGTGATGGTGCCAGCTCCCTCCTGCCAT CCACCTCTGCCCCCTGTGCAGAGCACCACTGGGCCAGTGGGCCAGCCCACGGAGGGGGCTCCACTTGTCCCAGGTAGGAGGGACCAAGGTGGGGCTAGGGGAGGCTGGGAGCGCTGGAGACCTTGGTGTACGGGATCGGCTCTCTGGGGGGCTCCGGAGCTCCGGCTGCCAGGCTGGGTCATGGGG GAGTCACAGCGACTGGATTCAGACCCGGGTCCTGGCGGACTTGCtgatggaggaggaggtggtaCCCTCTGCACCCCCCCTCCCCATGGTGCCCCCAAACACGTCGCCGGTGCagagag GTGGGGCTGCAGTCCCAAACCTGGCCCGGAGACTGGAGGCCCTCAGAGACCAAATCGGCAGCTCCCTGCGACGGGGCCGGAGCCAGCCGCCCGCCAGTGA
- the KIF12 gene encoding kinesin-like protein KIF12 isoform X14 yields MEERGSPDGDPARSLEQGPEGPDTPIQVVLRVRPMSAAELRRGEQSALHCSGTRTLQVSPPGGGPDVAFRFGAVLDGARTQEDVFRACGVRRLGELALRGFSCTVFTFGQTGSGKTYTLTGPPPQGEGVPVPPSLAGIMQRTFAWLLDRVQHLGAPVTLQASYLEIYNEQVRDLLSLGAPRPLPVRWDKTRGFYVEQLQLVEFGSLGALMELLEMGLSRRRSSAHTLNQASSRSHALLTLYIGRQTQVPPVDPGEAPVGGKLCFVDLAGSEKVAATGSRGELMLEANSINRSLLALGHCISLLLDPQRKQSHIPFRDSKLTKLLADSLGGRGVTLMVACVSPSAQCLPETLSTLRYASRAQRVTTRPQAPKSPVAKQPQRLEMEILQLREENRRLRSQLGQRDPKTSGLSGSRVAWAQQNLYGMLQEFMLENERLRKEKSQLQSSWDLARDEQRVLAQQVHELERCLLSACSLYQPGPGTAPPCPCVMVPAPSCHALPPLCSCPCSHLCPLCRAPLGQWASPRRGLHLSQESQRLDSDPGPGGLADGGGGGTLCTPPPHGAPKHVAGAERWGCSPKPGPETGGPQRPNRQLPATGPEPAARQ; encoded by the exons ATGGAGGAACGCGGGTCCCCCGATGG GGACCCCGCGCGGAGCCTGGAGCAGGGCCCAGAGGGGCCGGACACGCCCATCCAGGTGGTGTTGAG GGTGCGTCCCATGAGCGCGGCCGAGCTGCGGCGAGGGGAACAGAGCGCGTTGCACTGCTCAGGGACCAGGACTCTGCAG gtgaGCCCCCCGGGCGGCGGCCCCGACGTGGCGTTCCGCTTCGGCGCCGTGCTGGACGGGGCGCGCACGCAGGAGGACGTGTTCCGGGCGTGCGGCGTCCGGCGCCTGGGCGAGCTGGCGCTGCGCGG CTTCTCCTGCACTGTCTTCACCTTCGGCCAGACCGGCTCCGGGAAGACCTACACCCTGACCGGGCCTCCTCCCCAG GGAGAGGGGGTGCCTGTCCCCCCCAGCCTGGCTGGCATCATGCAGAGGACCTTCGCCTGGCTGTTAGACCGCGTGCAACACCTGGGTGCCCCTGTCACCCTCCAGGCCTCCTACCTGGAGATCTACAATGAGCAG GTCCGAGACTTGCTGAGCCTGGGGGCTCCCCGGCCCCTCCCCGTTCGCTGGGACAAGACCCGGGGCTTCTATGTGGAGCAGCTGCAGCTGGTGGAGTTTGGGAGTCTGGGGGCCCTGATGGAGCTTCTGGAGATGG GTCTTAGCCGTCGGAGGAGCTCAGCTCACACCCTGAACCAGGCCTCCAGCCGAAGCCACGCACTACTCACACTCTACATCGGCCGCCAAACC CAGGTGCCTCCTGTGGACCCCGGGGAAGCCCCTGTTGGTGGGAAGCTGTGCTTCGTAGACCTGGCGGGCAGTGAGAAGGTGGCGGCCACAGGATCCCGCGGGGAGCTGATGCTTGAGGCCAACAGCATCAACCGCAGCCTGCTGGCCCTGG GTCACTGCATCTCCCTGCTGCTGGACCCACAGCGGAAGCAGAGCCACATCCCCTTCCGGGACAGCAAGCTCACCAAGCTGCTGGCGGACTCGCTGGGGGGGCGCGGGGTCACCCTCATG GTGGCCTGCGTGTCCCCCTCAGCCCAGTGCCTCCCCGAGACTCTCAGCACCCTGAGATACGCAAGCCGAGCCCAGCGGGTCACCACCCGACCACAGGCCCCCAAG TCGCCTGTGGCAAAGCAGCCCCAGCGTTTGGAGATGGAGATATTGCAGCTCCGGGAGGAGAACCGTCGCCTGCGGTCTCAACTGGGCCAAAGGGACCCCAAGA CCTCAGGGCTCAGTGGGAGCCGGGTGGCCTGGGCCCAGCAGAACCTCTACGGGATGCTCCAGGAGTTCATGCTGGAGAATGAGAGGCTCAG GAAAGAAAAGAGCCAGCTGCAGAGTAGCTGGGACCTGGCCCGGGATGAGCAGCGCGTCCTGGCCCAGCAGGTGCACGAGCTGGAGCG GTGCCTCCTGTCTGCCTGCTCCCTTTACCAGCCAGGCCCTGGCACAGCCCCACCGTGTCCCTGTGTGATGGTGCCAGCTCCCTCCTGCCAT GCCCTGCCacccctctgctcctgcccctgcAGCCACCTCTGCCCCCTGTGCAGAGCACCACTGGGCCAGTGGGCCAGCCCACGGAGGGGGCTCCACTTGTCCCAG GAGTCACAGCGACTGGATTCAGACCCGGGTCCTGGCGGACTTGCtgatggaggaggaggtggtaCCCTCTGCACCCCCCCTCCCCATGGTGCCCCCAAACACGTCGCCGGTGCagagag GTGGGGCTGCAGTCCCAAACCTGGCCCGGAGACTGGAGGCCCTCAGAGACCAAATCGGCAGCTCCCTGCGACGGGGCCGGAGCCAGCCGCCCGCCAGTGA
- the KIF12 gene encoding kinesin-like protein KIF12 isoform X15, which translates to MEERGSPDGDPARSLEQGPEGPDTPIQVVLRVRPMSAAELRRGEQSALHCSGTRTLQVSPPGGGPDVAFRFGAVLDGARTQEDVFRACGVRRLGELALRGFSCTVFTFGQTGSGKTYTLTGPPPQGEGVPVPPSLAGIMQRTFAWLLDRVQHLGAPVTLQASYLEIYNEQVRDLLSLGAPRPLPVRWDKTRGFYVEQLQLVEFGSLGALMELLEMGLSRRRSSAHTLNQASSRSHALLTLYIGRQTVPPVDPGEAPVGGKLCFVDLAGSEKVAATGSRGELMLEANSINRSLLALGHCISLLLDPQRKQSHIPFRDSKLTKLLADSLGGRGVTLMVACVSPSAQCLPETLSTLRYASRAQRVTTRPQAPKSPVAKQPQRLEMEILQLREENRRLRSQLGQRDPKTSGLSGSRVAWAQQNLYGMLQEFMLENERLRKEKSQLQSSWDLARDEQRVLAQQVHELERCLLSACSLYQPGPGTAPPCPCVMVPAPSCHALPPLCSCPCSHLCPLCRAPLGQWASPRRGLHLSQESQRLDSDPGPGGLADGGGGGTLCTPPPHGAPKHVAGAERWGCSPKPGPETGGPQRPNRQLPATGPEPAARQ; encoded by the exons ATGGAGGAACGCGGGTCCCCCGATGG GGACCCCGCGCGGAGCCTGGAGCAGGGCCCAGAGGGGCCGGACACGCCCATCCAGGTGGTGTTGAG GGTGCGTCCCATGAGCGCGGCCGAGCTGCGGCGAGGGGAACAGAGCGCGTTGCACTGCTCAGGGACCAGGACTCTGCAG gtgaGCCCCCCGGGCGGCGGCCCCGACGTGGCGTTCCGCTTCGGCGCCGTGCTGGACGGGGCGCGCACGCAGGAGGACGTGTTCCGGGCGTGCGGCGTCCGGCGCCTGGGCGAGCTGGCGCTGCGCGG CTTCTCCTGCACTGTCTTCACCTTCGGCCAGACCGGCTCCGGGAAGACCTACACCCTGACCGGGCCTCCTCCCCAG GGAGAGGGGGTGCCTGTCCCCCCCAGCCTGGCTGGCATCATGCAGAGGACCTTCGCCTGGCTGTTAGACCGCGTGCAACACCTGGGTGCCCCTGTCACCCTCCAGGCCTCCTACCTGGAGATCTACAATGAGCAG GTCCGAGACTTGCTGAGCCTGGGGGCTCCCCGGCCCCTCCCCGTTCGCTGGGACAAGACCCGGGGCTTCTATGTGGAGCAGCTGCAGCTGGTGGAGTTTGGGAGTCTGGGGGCCCTGATGGAGCTTCTGGAGATGG GTCTTAGCCGTCGGAGGAGCTCAGCTCACACCCTGAACCAGGCCTCCAGCCGAAGCCACGCACTACTCACACTCTACATCGGCCGCCAAACC GTGCCTCCTGTGGACCCCGGGGAAGCCCCTGTTGGTGGGAAGCTGTGCTTCGTAGACCTGGCGGGCAGTGAGAAGGTGGCGGCCACAGGATCCCGCGGGGAGCTGATGCTTGAGGCCAACAGCATCAACCGCAGCCTGCTGGCCCTGG GTCACTGCATCTCCCTGCTGCTGGACCCACAGCGGAAGCAGAGCCACATCCCCTTCCGGGACAGCAAGCTCACCAAGCTGCTGGCGGACTCGCTGGGGGGGCGCGGGGTCACCCTCATG GTGGCCTGCGTGTCCCCCTCAGCCCAGTGCCTCCCCGAGACTCTCAGCACCCTGAGATACGCAAGCCGAGCCCAGCGGGTCACCACCCGACCACAGGCCCCCAAG TCGCCTGTGGCAAAGCAGCCCCAGCGTTTGGAGATGGAGATATTGCAGCTCCGGGAGGAGAACCGTCGCCTGCGGTCTCAACTGGGCCAAAGGGACCCCAAGA CCTCAGGGCTCAGTGGGAGCCGGGTGGCCTGGGCCCAGCAGAACCTCTACGGGATGCTCCAGGAGTTCATGCTGGAGAATGAGAGGCTCAG GAAAGAAAAGAGCCAGCTGCAGAGTAGCTGGGACCTGGCCCGGGATGAGCAGCGCGTCCTGGCCCAGCAGGTGCACGAGCTGGAGCG GTGCCTCCTGTCTGCCTGCTCCCTTTACCAGCCAGGCCCTGGCACAGCCCCACCGTGTCCCTGTGTGATGGTGCCAGCTCCCTCCTGCCAT GCCCTGCCacccctctgctcctgcccctgcAGCCACCTCTGCCCCCTGTGCAGAGCACCACTGGGCCAGTGGGCCAGCCCACGGAGGGGGCTCCACTTGTCCCAG GAGTCACAGCGACTGGATTCAGACCCGGGTCCTGGCGGACTTGCtgatggaggaggaggtggtaCCCTCTGCACCCCCCCTCCCCATGGTGCCCCCAAACACGTCGCCGGTGCagagag GTGGGGCTGCAGTCCCAAACCTGGCCCGGAGACTGGAGGCCCTCAGAGACCAAATCGGCAGCTCCCTGCGACGGGGCCGGAGCCAGCCGCCCGCCAGTGA